The Streptomyces seoulensis genome contains a region encoding:
- a CDS encoding DUF2165 domain-containing protein has translation MTMTDSAAPADSARAARTGLGLAATVLTGVLALYIALVALGNITDFGTNQQYVRHVLAMDTTFKDDHLMWRAITSTALQDTAYVVIIAWETVAAAVLVWGTWLWARRDAVRARRFSTYGLLMLILLFGAGFIAIGGEWFAMWQSKTWNGVDAATRVFLLSGVALIVNHLPDRDGRREPAI, from the coding sequence ATGACCATGACCGATTCTGCGGCCCCCGCCGATTCCGCCCGTGCCGCGCGCACCGGGCTCGGGCTCGCCGCCACCGTGCTCACCGGTGTGCTCGCGCTGTACATCGCCCTCGTCGCCCTCGGGAACATCACCGACTTCGGGACGAACCAGCAGTACGTCCGGCATGTGCTGGCGATGGACACCACGTTCAAGGACGACCACCTGATGTGGCGGGCCATCACCAGCACCGCGCTCCAGGACACCGCGTACGTGGTGATCATCGCCTGGGAGACGGTGGCCGCCGCCGTGCTCGTGTGGGGCACCTGGCTGTGGGCCCGGCGGGACGCCGTCCGCGCGCGCCGGTTCTCCACCTACGGCCTGCTGATGCTGATCCTGCTGTTCGGAGCCGGGTTCATCGCCATAGGCGGCGAGTGGTTCGCCATGTGGCAGTCCAAGACGTGGAACGGCGTGGACGCGGCGACCCGCGTGTTCCTGCTCAGCGGGGTCGCCCTGATCGTCAACCACCTGCCGGACCGCGACGGGCGGCGGGAACCGGCTATTTGA
- a CDS encoding ADP-ribosylglycohydrolase family protein, translating into MGAASGAVWGRAEQQDFRGRVRGTLLGAAIGDALGAPVDALDLDAIRAAHGPEGLTDLAPGRGGRGTVTHHTQLTLFTVDGLIRAQVRRDTGAWHPPTDLHRAYLRWAATQRDWGPDERREEDGWLAREEWLYARRGPTRALLLGLGNDVMGTLERPKNPGEVGPEAVARSAPFGLLVGWEPQLVVQLALECAAQTHGHPVAVLSAGAYAVVVHALARGESLDGAVQSTLGLLAARPGHEPVTGALQRALGAVRQGLPSPARVAELAGEGTADGLLSAAVYCALVGEDVRHGLCLAVNQSGPSAAAGALTGGLLGALHGETALPPAWLPELEGRPTILELADDFAMEMTQGPALHSPAGSAPGWLARYPRA; encoded by the coding sequence ATGGGTGCGGCGAGCGGCGCCGTCTGGGGTCGTGCCGAACAGCAGGACTTCCGCGGCCGCGTGCGCGGGACCCTGCTCGGCGCCGCGATCGGGGACGCCCTCGGCGCACCGGTCGACGCGCTGGACCTGGACGCGATCCGCGCCGCCCACGGCCCCGAGGGCCTGACCGACCTCGCGCCGGGCCGGGGCGGACGCGGCACCGTCACCCACCACACCCAGCTCACCCTGTTCACCGTGGACGGCCTGATCCGGGCGCAGGTCCGCCGCGACACCGGCGCCTGGCACCCGCCGACCGACCTGCACCGGGCCTACCTGCGCTGGGCGGCCACCCAGCGGGACTGGGGCCCGGACGAGCGCCGCGAGGAGGACGGCTGGCTGGCCCGCGAGGAGTGGCTGTACGCCCGCCGTGGGCCCACACGGGCCCTGCTGCTGGGGCTCGGCAACGACGTGATGGGCACGCTGGAGCGCCCCAAGAACCCCGGCGAGGTGGGCCCGGAGGCCGTCGCCCGCTCGGCGCCCTTCGGGCTGCTGGTCGGCTGGGAGCCGCAGCTCGTCGTCCAACTGGCCCTGGAGTGCGCCGCGCAGACCCACGGGCACCCCGTCGCGGTCCTCTCGGCGGGCGCGTACGCCGTCGTCGTGCACGCCCTCGCGCGCGGCGAGAGCCTGGACGGCGCCGTACAGAGCACGCTCGGCCTGCTGGCCGCCCGCCCCGGCCACGAACCCGTCACCGGCGCCCTCCAGCGCGCCCTGGGCGCCGTGCGGCAGGGGCTGCCGAGCCCGGCGCGGGTGGCGGAGCTGGCCGGGGAGGGCACGGCCGACGGGCTGCTGTCGGCCGCCGTGTACTGCGCGCTGGTCGGCGAGGACGTGCGCCACGGCCTCTGCCTGGCCGTGAACCAGAGCGGCCCCTCCGCCGCCGCGGGCGCCCTCACCGGCGGCCTCCTCGGCGCCCTGCACGGCGAGACGGCCCTGCCCCCGGCCTGGCTGCCGGAGCTGGAGGGCCGCCCCACGATCCTCGAACTCGCCGACGACTTCGCCATGGAGATGACCCAGGGCCCCGCCCTGCACAGCCCCGCCGGCTCCGCCCCGGGCTGGCTCGCCCGCTACCCGCGAGCCTGA
- a CDS encoding sodium:solute symporter family protein, which yields MNGLDWAVLIGYFGVMVAIGLWSHRRVDDVGDFFTAGGRMPWWLSGISHHMSGYSAVMFTGYAGIAYTYGITSYVTWSFPIALGIAIGSRMFAPRINRLRSRLGVSSPLEYLKNRYDLTTQQALAWSGMLLKIVDVGAKWAAIATLLSVFTGVSLNQGILITGAVTAVYCTIGGLWADALTELGQFVIQLLAGVAMFVAVVLKLGEKDIGVFGAFDEPALKGHGEPLAGPYGTVFLLAFLFIKLFEYNGGMLNQAQRYMATSGPREAERSARLSALLWLVWPVVLFFPMWMAPLLVRAQKPDGSDAYALMTEQLLPHGLLGLVVVGFFSHTMAMCSSDANAIAAVFTRDVAPVLSRRARGWGERTGLLAARVTTVVFLGLSMAVATQVDSPAFKDIITVVIKWVAGLMGPIAIPMMLGLLRPFRRSGPTAALTAWAAGLLAFWLVNYPVNWQVEGGVPLQYQVSVPLAVSLVLYVLIGWVKPEDTPERLAVIDRINTDGDGTATVPAPGPAGDDVVGAPRKE from the coding sequence ATGAACGGTCTCGACTGGGCGGTGCTGATCGGCTATTTCGGCGTGATGGTGGCGATCGGCCTCTGGTCGCACCGGCGCGTGGACGACGTGGGGGACTTCTTCACGGCCGGGGGCCGGATGCCGTGGTGGCTGTCCGGCATCTCCCACCACATGTCGGGCTACAGCGCGGTGATGTTCACCGGGTACGCGGGCATCGCCTACACCTACGGGATCACCTCGTACGTGACCTGGTCGTTCCCGATCGCGCTGGGCATCGCCATCGGCTCCCGGATGTTCGCGCCACGCATCAACCGGCTGCGCTCGCGCCTGGGGGTGTCCTCGCCGCTGGAGTACCTGAAGAACCGGTACGACCTCACCACCCAGCAGGCGCTGGCCTGGTCCGGGATGCTGCTGAAGATCGTGGACGTGGGCGCGAAGTGGGCGGCGATCGCCACGCTGCTGTCGGTGTTCACCGGGGTGTCGCTGAACCAGGGCATCCTGATCACGGGCGCGGTGACCGCCGTGTACTGCACGATCGGCGGGCTGTGGGCGGACGCGCTGACCGAACTCGGCCAGTTCGTCATCCAATTGCTCGCCGGGGTGGCGATGTTCGTGGCGGTGGTGCTGAAGCTCGGCGAGAAGGACATCGGGGTGTTCGGCGCCTTCGACGAGCCGGCGCTCAAGGGTCACGGGGAGCCGCTGGCGGGGCCGTACGGGACGGTGTTCCTGCTGGCGTTCCTGTTCATCAAGCTGTTCGAGTACAACGGCGGGATGCTCAACCAGGCCCAGCGGTACATGGCGACGAGCGGCCCGCGCGAGGCGGAGCGGTCCGCGCGGCTGTCGGCGCTGCTGTGGCTGGTGTGGCCGGTGGTGCTGTTCTTCCCGATGTGGATGGCCCCGCTGCTGGTGCGCGCCCAGAAGCCGGACGGCTCGGACGCGTACGCCCTGATGACCGAACAGCTCCTGCCGCACGGCCTGTTGGGGCTGGTCGTGGTCGGGTTCTTCTCGCACACCATGGCCATGTGCTCGTCCGACGCGAACGCCATCGCGGCCGTGTTCACGCGGGACGTGGCACCGGTGCTGTCGCGGCGGGCGCGCGGGTGGGGCGAGCGGACCGGGCTGCTGGCGGCGCGGGTGACGACGGTGGTCTTCCTCGGGCTGTCGATGGCGGTGGCGACCCAGGTGGACTCCCCCGCCTTCAAGGACATCATCACGGTCGTCATCAAGTGGGTGGCCGGGCTGATGGGGCCGATCGCCATCCCGATGATGCTGGGGCTGCTCCGCCCGTTCCGCCGCTCCGGCCCCACGGCCGCGCTCACCGCCTGGGCGGCCGGCCTGCTGGCGTTCTGGCTGGTCAACTACCCCGTCAACTGGCAGGTGGAGGGCGGGGTGCCGCTCCAGTACCAGGTCTCGGTACCGCTCGCGGTGTCGCTGGTGCTGTACGTGCTGATCGGCTGGGTGAAGCCGGAGGACACCCCGGAGCGGCTGGCGGTCATCGACCGGATCAACACGGACGGCGACGGCACGGCGACCGTCCCGGCACCGGGCCCGGCGGGCGACGACGTGGTGGGGGCACCTCGGAAGGAGTGA